One genomic region from Nymphaea colorata isolate Beijing-Zhang1983 chromosome 10, ASM883128v2, whole genome shotgun sequence encodes:
- the LOC116262210 gene encoding ISWI chromatin-remodeling complex ATPase CHR11-like, which produces MANPKKSRPLSDEEEEETPSRDGSDGGSSEGEDSERKNEEEEEEDEEEAAVAEEEDEEELEAVGRTAGPGEDEDEETVNESAESEDGDGDGKRSETEDDGEGEEDGKRSSEDVGKRERARLREMLRLKKQKFQEILDRQNAAIDADMNNKGKGRLKYLLQQTEIFAHFAKGSQSESEKKPKGRGRHASKVTEEEEDEEYLKEEEDAFVGAGSTRLVAQPSCIKGKMRDYQLAGLNWLIRLYENGINGILADEMGLGKTLQTISLLGYLHEFRGITGPHLVVAPKSTLGNWMREIRRFCPVLRAVKFLGNPEERRHIRENLLVAGHFDVCVTSFEMAIKEKSCLRRFSWRYVIIDEAHRIKNENSLLSKTMRLYNTNYRLLITGTPLQNNLHELWSLLNFLLPEIFSSAETFDEWFQISGESDQQEVVQQLHKVLRPFLLRRLKSDVEKGLPPKKETILKVGMSQLQKQYYRALLQKDLEVVNAGGERKRLLNIAMQLRKCCNHPYLFQGAEPGPPYTTGEHLITNAGKMVLLDKLLPKLKERDSRVLIFSQMTRLLDILEDYLMFRGYLYCRIDGNTGGEDRDASIETFNKPGSDKFVFLLSTRAGGLGINLATADVVILYDSDWNPQVDLQAQDRAHRIGQKKEVQVFRFCTEYTIEEKVIERAYKKLALDALVIQQGRLAEQKTVNKDELLQMVRFGAEMVFSSKDSTITDEDIDRIIAKGEEATAELDAKMKKFTEDAIKFKMDDTAELYDFDDEKDDNKVDLKKLVSENWIEPPKRERKRNYSESDYFKQALRQGGPSKPREPRIPRMPQLHDFQFFNTQRLNELYEKEVRFLMSTHQKNQLKDTIGEGDDVEETGEPLTGEEQEEKEQLLAEGFSTWTRRDFNTFIRACEKYGRNDIKNIASEMEGKAEEEVERYAKVFKERYKELNDYDKIIKGIEKGEARISRKDEIMKAIGKKLDRYKNPWLELKIQYGQNKGKLYNEECDRFMLCMVHKLGYGNWDELKAAFRMSPLFRFDWFVKSRTTQELARRCDTLIRLVEKENQELDERERQARKDKKLAKSLTPSKRSMARGGAIESVTTSGKRRKQSVMDDYLTSGRRRKS; this is translated from the exons ATGGCCAATCCGAAGAAATCCCGGCCGTTGTCcgacgaggaggaggaagaaacaCCTTCCCGCGATGGATCCGACGGCGGATCGTCCGAAGGAGAGGACTCGGAGAGGAagaacgaggaggaggaggaggaggacgaggaggaAGCCGCGGTCGCggaagaggaggatgaggaggagctagAGGCGGTGGGTAGGACGGCTGGTCCCGGTGAGGACGAAGACGAGGAGACGGTCAATGAATCGGCCGAGAGCGAGGACGGGGATGGAGATGGCAAGAGGAGCGAGACGGAGGACGACGGGGAGGGAGAAGAG GATGGGAAACGGTCTTCGGAGGATGTCGGAAAACGTGAAAGGGCTAGGCTGAGGGAGATGCTGCGGCTGAAGAAACAGAAATTTCAAGAGATACTGGATAGACAAAATGCAGCTATTGATGCGGACATG AACAACAAAGGCAAGGGTCGTTTGAAGTATCTTTTACAGCAGACAGAAATATTTGCACATTTTGCAAAAGGTTCACAGTCTGAGTCAGAGAAAAAACCTAAGGGCAG GGGTCGACATGCTTCAAAGGTAActgaggaggaggaagatgaagaataCCTTAAGGAGGAAGAGGATGCTTTTGTTGGTGCTGGGAGCACACGACTTGTTGCACAGCCTTCAT gtataaaaggaaaaatgagggATTACCAGCTTGCTGGGTTGAATTGGTTGATACGCTTGTATGAAAACGGCATCAATGGAATTCTTGCTGATGAAATG GGTCTTGGCAAAACTTTGCAAACTATTTCTCTTCTTGGTTACTTACACGAGTTTAGAGGAATCACTGGCCCTCATTTGGTTGTTGCACCAAAATCAACTCTTGGTAATTGGATGAGGGAGATTCGGCGTTTTTGTCCAGTTCTACGGGCTGTTAAGTTTCTCGGTAATCCAGAAGAAAGG AGGCATATTCGTGAGAATCTTTTAGTGGCTGGGCATTTTGATGTATGTGTGACCAGCTTTGAGATGGCTATTAAAGAGAAATCGTGCTTGCGTCGGTTTAGCTGGCGTTACGTTATAATTGATGAGGCTCACCgcattaaaaatgagaattcCCTTTTGTCCAAAACAATGAGACTCTATAATACCAATTACCGCCTTTTAATCACAGGAACTCCCCTTCAG AACAATCTCCATGAGTTGTGGTCgcttcttaattttcttctcCCAGAGATATTCAGCTCTGCTGAGACTTTTGATGAATGGTTTCAAATTTCTGGTGAAAGTGATCAACAAGAGGTCGTTCAACAGCTCCACAAG GTGCTTCGACCCTTCCTTCTTCGGAGACTGAAGTCTGATGTTGAAAAGGGACTACcaccaaaaaaggaaaccatTCTCAAGGTTGGCATGTCTCAGTTACAGAAGCAGTACTATAGGGCATTGCTTCAGAAGGATCTAGAAGTTGTCAATGCTGGGGGAGAACGCAAACGTCTTCTTAATATAGCTATGCAGTTGCGCAAATGTTGTAATCATCCATATCTTTTCCAAGGAGCTGAACCTGGTCCACCTTATACCACAGGAGAGCATCTCATTACGAATGCAG GCAAAATGGTTCTTCTTGACAAGCTGCTTCCAAAGCTAAAAGAGCGGGACTCACGGGTTTTAATATTTTCACAG atgACAAGGCTGTTGGATATCCTGGAAGACTATCTTATGTTTCGGGGTTATTTATATTGCCGTATTGATGGGAATACTGGCGGTGAAGATCGAGATGCTTCCATTGAGACTTTTAATAAGCCTGGAAGTGATAAATTTGTCTTTTTGCTTTCTACTAGAGCAGGTGGTTTGGGGATAAATCTTGCTACTGCAGATGTTGTGATTCTCTATGATAGTGATTG GAATCCTCAAGTTGATCTGCAAGCTCAAGATCGTGCTCACAGGATTGGTCAGAAAAAAGAAGTTCAGGTGTTCCGTTTTTGTACGGAG TATACAATAGAAGAGAAAGTGATAGAGAGGGCCTACAAAAAGCTTGCACTTGACGCTTTGGTTATTCAGCAAGGTCGATTGGCAGAGCAAAAAA CCGTTAATAAGGATGAATTGCTCCAAATGGTGAGGTTTGGTGCGGAAATGGTCTTCAGTTCCAAAGATAGCACGATCACTGATGAAGATATTGATAGAATTATTGCCAAAGGTGAAGAAGCTACAGCAGAGCTTGAtgcaaagatgaagaaattCACTGAAGATGCCATAAAGTTTAAGATGGATGACA CTGCTGAATTATATGACTTTGATGATGAAAAG GATGATAATAAGGTTGACTTGAAGAAGCTTGTTAGTGAGAATTGGATTGAGCCACCTAAACGGGAGCGCAAGCGAAA CTATTCAGAATCTGATTACTTCAAGCAAGCATTGCGTCAAGGTGGCCCATCAAAGCCCAGGGAACCTCGAATTCCTCGTATGCCGCAATT GCATGATTTTCAATTCTTCAACACACAGAGACTAAATGAACTATATGAAAAAGAAGTGCGCTTCCTTATG TCCACTCATCAAAAGAATCAGTTGAAGGACACAATTGGAGAGGGGGATGATGTTGAAG AAACTGGGGAGCCTCTCACTGGTGAGgaacaagaagagaaagagcAACTACTGGCAGAG GGTTTCTCAACATGGACTAGGAGGGATTTTAATACTTTCATTAGAGCATGCGAAAAGTATGGGCGaaatgatataaaaaatattgcTTCTGAGATGGAAGGTAAAGCAGAGGAGGAAGTAGAAAGATATGCTAAGGTATTTAAGGAGAGATACAAGGAATTGAATG ATTATGACAAGATAATTAAGGGTATTGAGAAAGGGGAGGCAAGAATTTCTCGGAAGGATGAAATAATGAAAGCGATTGGCAAGAAGTTGGATCGTTATAAAAATCCATGGCTGGAATTGAAGATACAATATGGGCAGAATAAAGGAAAACTATACAACGAGGAATGCGATCGTTTTatg CTCTGCATGGTGCATAAGCTGGGTTATGGGAACTGGGATGAGTTGAAAGCAGCTTTCCGCATGTCTCCTTTGTTCCGATTTGATTGGTTTGTTAAATCTCGAACTACACAAGAACTTGCAAGGCGCTGTGATACACTTATTCGATTggttgaaaaggaaaatcaggAGCTTGATGAAAGAGAAAGGCAGGCACGAAAAGATAAGAAACTTGCAAAG AGCCTAACACCATCAAAGCGATCCATGGCAAGGGGTGGAGCTATTGAGTCTGTAACGACTTCTGGGAAAAGGCGGAAGCAGTCAGTGATGGACGACTATTTGACTTCA ggtagaagaagaaaatcttGA
- the LOC116262537 gene encoding lipase-like, which yields MGSIRCLLLAFLICFPLISSGRELDAKYRHHTAGYNQTLARILVEYASAVYMSDLTALFTWTCSRCTGMTEGFEMIELIVDVQHCLQAYVGVAEDLNAIVIAFRGTQENSLQNWIEDLFWKQLDLNYPGMPDSMVHHGFYSAYHNTTIRPGIVSAVQRAWELYGNIGVMTTGHSMGGAMAAFCALDLKVNYGANISQVITFGQPRIGNSVFASYFSDHIPTAFRMINDHDMVPHLPPYYTYFPRKTYHHFPREVWLYNIGVGSLVYMVEKVCDGSGEDPTCSRSVYGNSVSDHLKYFGVELQAETWGSCKIIIDSDKIKKDGTESTDFVLSRDDSSVITLKNSRLDGYALSSSL from the exons ATGGGCTCCATTCGATGCTTGCTTCTGGCGTTTCTTATCTGCTTCCCTTTGATCTCCAGTGGAAGAG AGCTTGATGCTAAATATAGACATCATACTGCTGGCTACAACCAAACGCTTGCAAGAATATTGGTGGAGTACGCCTCTGCG GTCTACATGTCAGATCTGACTGCCCTCTTTACTTGGACCTGCTCAAGATGCACTGGCATGACAGAG GGGTTTGAAATGATAGAGCTTATAGTTGACGTTCAACATTGTCTTCAG GCTTATGTAGGGGTTGCTGAAGATCTGAATGCTATTGTGATAGCATTCAGAGGGACACAGGAAAATAG CTTACAAAATTGGATTGAAGATCTGTTCTGGAAGCAGCTTGACCTAAATTATCCTGGCATGCCTGATTCAATG GTGCACCATGGGTTTTATTCTGCTTACCACAACACAACTATACGTCCTGGAATTGTCAGTGCTGTACAAAGAGCTTGGGAATTGTATGGGAACATTGGTGTTATGACTACTGGACATTCCATGGGGGGGGCTATGGCTGCCTTTTGTGCACTTGATCTTAAA GTCAATTATGGAGCAAACATCAGTCAAGTAATTACATTTGGTCAACCACGCATCGGGAATTCAGTTTTTGCTTCCTACTTCAGTGACCATATTCCTACTGCTTTTCGGATGATCAATGATCATGATATGGTGCCACATTTACCTCCATACTATACCTATTTTCCCCGGAAGACATACCATCACTTTCCACGTGAG GTATGGCTTTACAATATTGGCGTGGGTAGCTTGGTATATATGGTTGAGAAAGTATGTGATGGCTCTGGTGAAGACCCAACTTGCAGCAG GTCTGTGTATGGCAACAGTGTTTCTGATCATTTGAAATACTTCGGTGTGGAATTACAAGCGGAGACCTGGGGATCATGCAAAATTATAATTGATAGCGACAAGATCAAGAAAGATGGCACAGAGAGCACCGATTTTGTTCTATCAAGGGATGATTCTTCGGTTATAACGTTGAAAAACAGCCGTCTAGATGGCTATGCTTTGAGCTCCTCGTTGTAG